A window of Mangifera indica cultivar Alphonso chromosome 11, CATAS_Mindica_2.1, whole genome shotgun sequence contains these coding sequences:
- the LOC123228553 gene encoding abscisic acid 8'-hydroxylase CYP707A1-like produces MVGILVCVFVFLLSVTSYLSLRRDKRKLQKGAKLPPGSMGWPFIGETLQLYSQDPNVFFDSKQKRYGEIFKTHILGCPCVMLASPEAARFVLVTQAHLFKPTYPKSKERLIGPSALFFHQGDYHLRIRKLIQGSLSLGAIRNLVSHIETAAASALDSWDGGRVINTFQEMKKFSFEVGILAIFGHLKGHYREELKKNYGILDKGYNSFPTNIPGTPYKKALQARKRLSGILSDIIRERKENGLLEKDLLGCLLNSKDEKGEEALTDDKIADNIIGVLFAAQDTTASAMTWIVKYLHDNPKLLEAVKAEQKAIRKVNEEGNQPLSWSQTRNMPLTNKVILESLRMASIISFTFREAVADVEYKGYLIPKGWKAMPLFRNNHHNPEFFTDPQKFDPSRFEVAPKPNTFMPFGSGVHSCPGNELAKLEMLVMTHHLVSKFRWEVIGSENGIQYGPFPIPQQGLPARFEKNLQAERKHSA; encoded by the exons ATGGTTGGAATTTTGGTTTGCGTTTTTGTGTTTCTCTTATCTGTAACATCATATTTATCTCTAAGGAGGGACAAGAGGAAGCTACAAAAAGGAGCGAAGCTTCCTCCAGGCTCAATGGGATGGCCTTTCATTGGAGAGACTCTGCAACTCTATTCTCAAGACCCTAATGTCTTCTTTGATTCCAAACAAAAGAG GTATGGAGAAATTTTCAAGACTCATATTCTTGGCTGCCCATGTGTTATGTTGGCTAGCCCTGAGGCTGCTCGCTTTGTATTGGTAACACAAGCTCATTTGTTCAAACCCACGTATCCAAAGAGCAAAGAACGTTTGATCGGTCCCTCTGCACTCTTTTTTCACCAGGGAGACTACCATCTTCGCATAAGGAAGCTGATTCAAGGCTCCTTGAGCCTTGGTGCAATTCGTAACCTGGTTTCGCATATTGAGACGGCAGCAGCCTCCGCCCTGGACTCGTGGGACGGCGGGCGAGTCATTAACACCTTTCAGGAAATGAAAAAG TTTTCTTTTGAAGTTGGTATACTAGCTATTTTCGGGCATTTGAAGGGCCATTACAGAGAAGAGCTTAAGAAAAACTACGGCATACTTGATAAAGGCTATAATTCATTTCCCACAAATATCCCTGGAACCCCTTACAAAAAGGCCTTACAG GCAAGAAAAAGGCTAAGTGGAATACTGAGTGATATTATTCGTGAAAGGAAGGAGAATGGATTGCTTGAAAAGGATCTCTTGGGCTGTCTGTTGAACTCCAAAGATGAAAAGGGAGAAGAAGCACTTACTGATGACAAAATCGCAGATAACATAATCGGAGTGCTTTTTGCTGCTCAAGATACTACTGCTAGTGCAATGACATGGATTGTCAAGTACCTCCATGACAACCCGAAACTTCTAGAGGCTGTAAAG GCTGAACAGAAGGCCATCCGCAAAGTAAATGAAGAAGGTAATCAACCGTTGAGCTGGTCTCAAACTAGAAATATGCCACTCACTAATAAG GTCATATTAGAGAGTCTGAGAATGGCAAGCATTATATCTTTCACCTTCAGAGAAGCAGTGGCTGATGTAGAATACAAGG GGTACCTGATTCCAAAAGGATGGAAAGCGATGCCTTTGTTCAGGAACAATCACCACAATCCTGAATTTTTTACTGATCCTCAAAAATTTGATCCTTCAAGATTTGAG GTTGCGCCAAAGCCCAACACATTTATGCCATTTGGAAGTGGAGTACATTCCTGTCCTGGAAATGAGCTTGCCAAGCTGGAGATGCTTGTGATGACCCACCATTTGGTCTCCAAATTCAG GTGGGAAGTGATTGGATCCGAAAATGGGATTCAGTATGGTCCATTCCCAATCCCTCAACAAGGGCTTCCTGCCAGATTTGAAAAGAATCTACAAGCTGAAAGGAAACACAGTGCATAA